A region from the Lolium perenne isolate Kyuss_39 chromosome 4, Kyuss_2.0, whole genome shotgun sequence genome encodes:
- the LOC127293413 gene encoding gamma-glutamyl peptidase 5 — translation MGMGPQLETATAAVVGGAPLIPPATIPASAGGSYAVLQCGEDSAYVRDAYGGYFNVFRALLEEGGERWRVYRAVRGELPTDAEAAGIDGFVISGSCSDAHGDEPWILALVDLVRRAHAAGKRVLGVCFGHQLLCRALGGRTGRSAKGWDIGVSCMHPTTAAAKLFAPLKLPVHMPIIEFHQDEVWDLPPHAEVLARSDKTSVEMFRLGDRAMGVQGHPEYSKDILMSIADRLLQHNLILDCQVDVAKASFDVRTPDKELWRKVCTGFLKGRLQSQQQKQHKLLL, via the exons ATGGGAATGGGGCCGCAGCTCGAGACCGCCACCGCCGCGGTGGTCGGCGGAGCGCCGCTGATCCCGCCGGCGACGATCCCGGCTTCTGCCGGCGGGTCGTACGCGGTGCTGCAGTGCGGGGAGGACTCGGCGTACGTGCGGGACGCGTACGGGGGCTACTTCAACGTCTTCCGGGCGCTGCTGGAGGAGGGCGGGGAGCGGTGGCGCGTCTACCGCGCCGTGCGGGGCGAGCTCCCCACGGACGCGGAGGCGGCGGGGATCGACGGGTTCGTGATCTCGGGGAGCTGCAGCGACGCGCACGGCGACGAGCCATGGATCCTGGCGCTCGTCGACCTCGTCCGCcgcgcgcacgccgccgggaAGCGCGTCCTCGGCGTCTGCTTCGGCCACCAG CTCCTGTGCCGCGCGCTGGGCGGAAGGACCGGGAGGTCAGCCAAGGGCTGGGACATCGGCGTCAGCTGCATGCACCCCACCACCGCCGCGGCCAAGCTCTTCGCGCCGCTCAAGCTGCCGGTTCACATGCCCATCATCGAGTTCCACCAGGACGAG GTGTGGGATCTTCCCCCTCACGCCGAGGTGCTCGCCCGGTCCGACAAGACCAGCGTGGAGATGTTCAGGCTCGGTGACCGCGCCATGGGCGTCCAGGGCCACCCGGAGTACAGCAAGGACATCCTCATGAGCATTGCTGACCGCCTCCTCCAGCACAACCTCATCCTG GACTGCCAGGTGGACGTTGCCAAGGCGAGCTTCGACGTGCGGACGCCCGACAAGGAGCTATGGAGGAAGGTGTGCACGGGCTTCCTCAAGGGCAGGCTCCAGTCCCAGCAGCAGAAGCAACATAAGCTGCTGCTATAG